The following proteins come from a genomic window of Coffea arabica cultivar ET-39 chromosome 11c, Coffea Arabica ET-39 HiFi, whole genome shotgun sequence:
- the LOC113716372 gene encoding ninja-family protein AFP3-like has product MEALDMHVCVPTPELECKIGFLTAFHSTGVLGDMGDSDKSKKMISRSEMENFPLDASRFSRDLLNRFMGASSSREGKLVVKEEVGDEGEEIELSLGLSLGGRFGVDKSSKKLMRSSSIAACLPVVRDDDAVAASPPPVSYPSLVRASSLPVETEEEWRKRKELQTLRRMEAKRRRSEKQRNLKADREGSGGLGEEKRDIEVNLRGRLEKDQSSVAAKRFGSSVSPPPLGMAMMAAAAGHSPMGGGIDVAMVKGKGGYLGGSGVQGFGQPLSQGSVESQGGSSSSELESRPLQGSSSCDDLSPVSIKSLQEAIGQDVGSSRTKLRDSLGRPSGVEMENPSKQAEIPKNQGKEIGMNALEDMPCVFTKGDGPNGRRVDGILYKYGKGEEVRIMCVCHGNFLSPAEFVKHAGGSDVTHPLKHIVVNPNASPFM; this is encoded by the exons ATGGAGGCCTTAGACATGCACGTATGCGTCCCTACACCTGAGCTTGAGTGCAAAATTGGGTTCTTGACAGCATTTCATTCAACAGGTGTTTTGGGTGATATGGGAGATAGTGATAAGAGTAAAAAGATGATTAGCAGAAGTGAAATGGAGAATTTTCCATTGGATGCAAGTAGATTTTCTAGAGACTTGTTGAATAGATTTATGGGTGCTAGTAGTTCCAGGGAAGGTAAATTGGTGGTCAAAGAAGAAGTGGGAGATGAAGGTGAGGAAATTGAGTTGAGTCTTGGGTTGTCATTGGGAGGAAGATTTGGTGTGGATAAGAGTTCAAAGAAGTTGATGAGATCATCTTCTATAGCTGCATGTTTGCCAGTTGTGAGAGATGATGATGCTGTAGCTGCTTCACCGCCTCCGGTTTCGTATCCTAGTTTAGTGAGGGCTTCATCTCTGCCTGTTGAGACTGAAGAGGAGTGGAGGAAAAGGAAGGAGTTGCAGACTTTGAGAAGAATGGAGGCTAAGAGGAGGAGGTCAGAGAAGCAGAGGAATTTAAAGGCTGATAGAGAAGGTAGTGGAGGTTTGGGAGAAGAAAAGAGGGATATTGAGGTGAATTTGAGGGGGAGATTGGAGAAAGATCAGTCATCGGTAGCTGCTAAAAGGTTTGGTTCATCGGTGTCACCTCCGCCTTTAGGGATGGCTATGATGGCTGCTGCTGCTGGACATTCTCCAATGGGTGGCGGAATTGATGTGGCAATGGTAAAAGGAAAAGGAGGTTATCTAGGCGGAAGTGGAGTGCAAGGTTTTGGGCAGCCACTGTCGCAAGGATCTGTGGAATCACAGGGAGGAAGTTCTTCTTCTGAGTTGGAAAGTAGACCTCTTCAAG GATCCAGCAGTTGTGATGACCTTAGTCCTGTCAGCATTAAATCATTGCAAGAAGCAATTGGTCAGGATGTTGGTTCTTCTAGGACAAAGTTAAGGGACAGTCTTGGCAGACCATCTGGTGTGGAGATGGAAAATCCATCTAAACAAGCTGAAATTCCAAAAAATCAAGGGAAAGAAATTGGGATGAATGCGTTGGAAGACATGCCATGTGTCTTTACCAAAGGAGATGGTCCAAATGGGAGAAGAGTAGATGGAATACTATACAAGTATGGAAAGGGAGAAGAAGTAAGGATAATGTGTGTGTGT
- the LOC113715435 gene encoding nuclear transport factor 2, which produces MGTAVSEGSSPVEVPQAQLVAKYFVSYYYSLLHKSPERLFRFYKDGSMADWPLTSETTLKGINDMIMSSDYKGCSAEIIDVRAQDSRKGIVVAVKGFFEKERVRKSFYQWFFLAPQETGYFVLNDILFVDGDSNENVTSTPISSDPEPADVPTQSKPAGTSTCPDAMGNAKTASNVTDTAAEITTTTKQSIDNAETVSNATDPAAEVTAKQSTDNAETVVSNATDTAPEVSKQSIENAGTVSNVSDTAAGVTKQSNTPSQNVKDERPRISYASVVAKESKRASPADNSGYKIVRVAPTANQQSSASSPSKSKSVMQEHPPPIFSSIEIKYTNNDSSVCGEAVISKSIHVQNLPPDVTKNELADAVKKFGRIRQGGVQLRIYEDGFCFGFVDFNSPESAKAAVEAQNVTLRGYVARISYKKSPNRAGNGTTRAASGGNFKGQENGEYEDGNEAVGVGWARGRGFNGESVSRDGRAHNSQGRNERGKSEDANQRNDRRNKRADGESGSK; this is translated from the exons ATGGGAACTGCGGTATCAGAAGGAAGCTCACCAGTAGAGGTGCCACAGGCTCAATTAGTTGCAAAGTATTTTGTCTCCTACTATTATTCACTCCTCCATAAAAGCCCCGAGCGCTTGTTTCGATTTTATAAGGATGGAAGTATGGCAGACTGGCCATTGACTTCAGAGACAACCCTAAAA GGGATAAATGACATGATCATGTCCTCAGACTATAAGGGCTGCTCGGCAGAGATCATTGATGTCCGTGCCCAAGACTCGAGGAAGGGGATCGTTGTGGCAGTAAAAGGTTTTTTTGAGAAGGAGAGAGTGAGAAAGTCATTTTATCAATGGTTTTTTCTTGCCCCACAGGAGACTGGCTATTTTGTCTTGAATGATATATTGTTTGTGGATGGTGACAGCAATGAAAACGTTACAAGTACTCCTATTTCCAGTGATCCAG AACCTGCTGATGTTCCTACTCAATCTAAGCCAGCAGGGACGTCTACTTGCCCAGATGCAATGGGCAATGCCAAAACTGCGTCAAACGTTACTGATACAGCTGCTGaaattactactactactaaacAGTCAATAGACAATGCTGAAACAGTGTCAAACGCCACTGACCCAGCTGCCGAAGTTACTGCTAAACAGTCGACAGACAATGCGGAAACCGTCGTGTCAAACGCCACTGACACAGCTCCTGAAGTCAGTAAACAGTCGATAGAAAATGCTGGAACCGTGTCAAATGTTAGTGATACGGCGGCTGGGGTTACTAAACAGTCAAATACCCCAAGCCAGAATGTGAAAGATGAACGGCCGAGAATTTCATATGCATCAGTG GTGGCAAAAGAGAGCAAAAGAGCATCTCCTGCAGATAATTCTGGCTATAAAATCGTAAGAGTTGCTCCAACTGCTAACCAGCAGTCTTCTGCATCTTCCCCATCAAAGAGTAAAAGCGTGATGCAGGAACACCCTCCTCCTATTTTCAGTTCAATAGAAATAAAATATACTAATAATGATAGTAGTGTCTGCGGCGAAG CTGTCATATCCAAGAGCATACATGTACAAAATTTGCCTCCCGATGTAACCAAAAATGAATTGGCTGATGCTGTCAAGAAATTTGGACGAATTAGGCAAGGTGGCGTCCAGCTCAGAATATACGAG GATGGATTCTGTTTTGGCTTTGTGGATTTTAATTCTCCTGAATCTGCAAAAGCTGCAGTTGAG GCTCAGAATGTTACTCTAAGGGGTTATGTCGCTCGCATATCCTACAAGAAATCTCCTAACAGAG CCGGCAACGGCACGACGAGGGCGGCTAGTGGGGGAAATTTCAAGGGCCAGGAAAATGGAGAATATGAAGATGGCAATGAAGCAGTTGGTGTGGGCTGGGCTCGTGGTCGTGGCTTTAATGGGGAATCCGTCAGCAGGGATGGAAGAGCACATAACAGTCAGGGGAGGAACGAAAGAGGAAAGAGTGAAGATGCAAATCAGAGGAATGACAGAAGGAACAAAAGAGCAGATGGTGAAAGTGGATCGAAATAG